One region of Wyeomyia smithii strain HCP4-BCI-WySm-NY-G18 chromosome 3, ASM2978416v1, whole genome shotgun sequence genomic DNA includes:
- the LOC129728641 gene encoding uncharacterized protein LOC129728641, whose product MRATFLLHDVEVQGQLVDISRFSKWNVLIRTLACVNRFINNLRAKRQGKVIEVVPAPPKIKALVLRKLSAIEKPIDREEHQVAERALLKLAQVEAYPDEVRTLLKSRQEKCSTGVSLEKSSLLYKLSPILDEFDVIRMEGRLATADFLPFELRYPIVLPRGHQITRKLLDHYHQKFGHAGRETVTNKVRQRFCIPHLRAEIKKVMDSCMWCKIKKCKPDTPRMAPLLTQRITPNRRPFSFSGVDFFGPLEVTVGRHVEKRWVALFTCLVTRAIHLEVAHSLSSQSCLMAIRRFASVHGRKN is encoded by the coding sequence ATGCGAGCAACATTCCTGCTACACGACGTCGAAGTACAAGGTCAGTTGGTGGACATATCCAGATTTTCTAAGTGGAACGTGCTTATCAGAACGCTGGCATGTGTAAATAGGTTCATCAACAATCTGCGAGCGAAGCGACAAGGGAAGGTGATAGAAGTTGTTCCAGCACCGCCGAAAATTAAAGCATTAGTACTAAGGAAGCTATCGGCTATCGAGAAGCCGATCGACCGCGAAGAACATCAAGTAGCAGAAAGAGCGTTGTTGAAGTTGGCACAAGTGGAGGCATATCCGGACGAAGTGAGAACTTTGTTGAAGAGTCGTCAAGAAAAATGTTCAACCGGAGTGAGTCTGGAAAAAAGCAGTCTTCTCTACAAGCTGTCACCGATACTGGATGAGTTTGATGTAATACGAATGGAAGGACGGTTGGCCACGGCGGACTTCTTACCCTTCGAACTGCGTTACCCGATAGTGTTGCCAAGGGGCCATCAGATCACACGTAAACTTCTGGACCATTATCATCAAAAGTTCGGCCATGCAGGACGGGAGACGGTCACCAACAAAGTGCGACAGAGGTTCTGCATTCCGCATCTTCGAGCCGAAATAAAGAAGGTGATGGACAGTTGCATGTGGTGCAAAATTAAGAAATGCAAACCTGACACACCGAGAATGGCACCGTTACTAACACAGCGTATAACGCCCAATCGTCGTCCGTTCAGCTTTAGTGGAGTCGACTTCTTCGGTCCCCTGGAGGTAACCGTCGGTCGGCATGTGGAGAAACGATGGGTGGCGTTGTTCACATGTCTCGTTACCAGAGCAATCCACCTAGAAGTGGCCCATAGTTTGTCAAGCCAGTCCTGCTTGATGGCAATAAGACGGTTTGCAAGCGTTCACGGACGCAAGAACTAA